In a genomic window of Mycosarcoma maydis chromosome 5, whole genome shotgun sequence:
- a CDS encoding uncharacterized protein (related to DFM1 - ER protein involved in ER-associated protein degradation): protein MDFESIPPITGAWGALTLATALLEHTHTISSYQLFYTPALVFRKFQVWRLLTTFIYFGPLGLDFVFHLFFFMRYSRMLEENSFGGRSGGRAAYVVLLMFAATCLLMLSPLTAQPFLGSPLAFVLVYIWSRRNRHVRLSLFGLLVISAPYLPWSLVIFGWLLHGSLRAVMGDISGIAVGHLYYFLVDIWPKEFRSGGRNVLATPAFL, encoded by the exons ATGGATTTTGAATCAATACCTCCTATCACAGGCGCCTGGGGCGCGCTAACGCTCGCAACAGCACTGCTCGAACACACGCacaccatctcgtcgtACCAACTCTTCTACACGCCCGCGCTCGTCTTCCGCAAGTTTCAAGTGTGGCGTCTGCTGACGACGTTCATCTACTTTGGACCTCTCGGGCTCGATTTTGTGTTCCACCTGTTTTTCTTCATGCGGTATTCACGGATGCTCGAAGAGAACTCGTTTGGCGGCAGAAGCGGTGGTAGAGCAGCGTAcgtggtgctgctgatgtTTGCAGCCACGTGCTTGCTCATGCTTTCGCCGCTGACCGCGCAGCCGTTTTTGGGATCACCATTGGCGTTTGTACTGGTCTATATCTGGTCCAGACGTAACAGACATGTACGACTCAGCCTGTTTGGCCTGTTGGTCATTAGTGCACCGTATCTGCCGTGGAGTCTGGTGATCTTCGGTTGGCTGCTCCATGGTAGCTTGAGGGCCGTAATGGGCGACATCAGCGGTATCGCTGTGGGACACCTCT ACTACTTTCTCGTCGACATCTGGCCAAAAGAATTTCGATCAGGCGGTCGGAATGTTTTGGCGACTCCTGCTTTCCTGTAA